The DNA segment GGAGAACCAACCCCCTTCGGAGAGCccctcatctcggccgctttacccgcgatctcgtccttttcGGTCTCACCACAGCCCGGACTCTGTTTATGATAGGAAACGAGATCGACCAGTattgagagctttgccttgcggctcactCTCTTCGGTAAAACCTGGTCGTAAAGCGCAACGCAAGACGGCCCCCCTGCTTCTCCTATTCTCCGCCAAATCTCACGCCTCCATACCCTCACCGCGAACAAACCCCGGATGTACGGGAACGTAATTCCTTGGGCGACAGTATACAGTGTTACAGTGGTCACATAACATTAGTATGTATGACACATGTGGGACAGATCGTTATTCCTCAGGCGCCGCCGTCAGTTACAGGATGGAGTGACGGGGGAAAaatagagaatttctttttatttctatctaaggagatatttctggagttatactgagaaataacgcagtggatttatattattctgattaggatttaacgcatgatacgggttgaaattaaatttatgaagggcgatgataaaacataggCCTAATCgtaattcttcggtctgacttcagttcaccaccacaccgtctgtgtcgccaattctccttttcatCCAACCATGCGTACgaatgggtcagagtttgcttagggctgcgcacaatttcccgtcaagttgttttttttatagatcacaaccttggcgtgaaaagtcacgtacgcaactttcagccccgaTTTGtacgtacgcaacggttataaatgagaccccaggctCAGCCCTAGTCTCATGTCTGTTTGTCTTCAGAAGACCAGGCTTAGAAATAGTCTCCTGTCTTCAAAAAGACCTGGCTGAGCCTGAGACCTAGTCTCCTGTCCTCAAAAAGACCAGGCATAGACCTAGTCTCCTGTCTTCAAAAAGACCAGGCTGAGACCTagtctcctgtctgtcttcaaaaAGTCCAGGCTGAGGCCtagtctcctgtctgtctggatCCACCATCATCACAATAGCCTTACGTGGCCTTTGGCGCACTAGAACTGGAGCATGACCCAGTCAGGATCATATTTAGGTGAGTGTCCTTCATAAGTTGTATTAGTGTGAACGCTGTAGCATTCACACTCTAGATatttaaatctttattattCTTATACCGCCGTTTTTTTGGTCTTCAACTCCTCCGCCATACTTTCAGCTACAGGAACCATTCAACTATTAAAACCTTTATTTCTTTAACGACATGTGGCTATATATCAGCGTTTTTCTACTCTTTCAACTTTTTAAACTATTCAGCTTTTTCCACCTCCACTTTTTTTAACATGGTAGTCAATTTTCTCTTGTACTTCAACTGTTTTAAGACGTAACtcaatcaattttcaaccattgaCGGAggtcaaaccatttaacaaatcgacacacttgtatcttcaatactatttAAACGGAATtacgatatcatttaaactttcttcagaatcacagtttcaGTTTCAAACCGTCATATTCTACGGTTGGTCAAATTGAAGCCGTCTGACACTTAAAttacttaaaggggtagttcggaattttggacatagggcctgattccgaagtgagcattggtattctatatcactggagacagttttcaacacatttcattcagtccttctagttgcagagttcgctcgtgctaggctagcgcacgtcaacgggcaatgctagcctgctattaaaaacagtcttacccactccacagtacacccgaggtaaatcaattataacgacagactataaatctaaatgtctgtttatagaataatgttagaaataaaaccaaccttgcatcgcatgaatggAGGGAATTGGCGGGGtcccagcagcagtgtttatattcctgtacgtaggctacggcaggcggcggactgatacctaggttacctgccgctgtcattgctacaaacgcagagtacagtgaacgaaggaattctacaagcgtattaaattaacaagatattggccacgtttggaggagttagcgatgcatctgcttttgaagacgatatgaggaatttgttgtatcccaacgaaccgtacatgtacgagccggtgttttgatgtcaaagccagcagcaacaagccacagttgagtcctttctggatctcgaactggaaattggtggaaactttgtggtgcccatctgtaccgttatttctacaatttctaaaagcacactgaaccatcatgttgcctagtcgttcaattgcgcttctgtcccacgcttctgtttacgttcttcggtcgtgattcggttacaaacctaaccagcgcatagtagaattccgcttctgctgagaaagtagtccctcgatgattcatgcgatgcaaggttagttttatttctaacattattctatcaacacagacatttcaatctatagtctggcgttataattgatttacctcgggtgtactgtggagtgggtaagactgtttttaatagcaggctagcattgcccgttgacgtgcgctagcctagcacgagcgaactctgcagctagaaggactgaatgaaatgtgttgaaaactgtctccagtgatatagaataccaatgctcacttcggaatcaggccctatgtccaaaattccgaactacccctttaagacatCAACtcggtcaaatttcaaccgttaaccatcgttcaaaccattaaacaaatcgacacatttgtatcttcaatactatccaaacaTGTGTGTCtcttaaagagacacacacacgcaatggcTCCGCCATtctcttaagacacacacatgcacacgcacacagctttATTCCAATTTGATTTTAACattttgaactctgttcaaatctcACTTGATTAAAGCAAATCAACATTTCTACTgcctactactactcctaccaatactactactaccattactactcctaccaatactactactaccaataCAACTACTACAATTACTACTACTAATTCAGAGACTaccactacttcagctactactacttcagctactacctactacttcagctactacttcaggcactactactacttcagctactactacaactattacttcagctactactactacttcagctactactaggctacttcagctactactataACTTccgctactactacttcagctactactactattacttcagctactactactactgctactacttcagctactactactagtatttCAGCTACTTCTTTCAGaatcttcagttcaattcattttacatttcttcatTTTCAGCAATGTTTTCCCGCTTTTCAATCAGCCGTCAGCAATCACATGCGTTTTCTGCAGCAAATGCAATTCCTAgtttgttctttctttcctctttattattctctacaaacttagGGAGCTATCTCCTTTCACCTCGAAcctccattcaaattttaaaatgttcagaatagcttggaatcgcgcgcttttccgatttttttaaatattttatactttttaagatattctacttttagaatactatatttttttaacatgggagtcaatggaaggacggcagagccgtcctctcgtacttcaactgtttaagacgtaactaaatcaattttcatttaacatttaacaaaactacACACTTATTTAAtctttcttcagaatcagttTTAGTATGACCAAAAAGTGTGACctcagggggcgctgttgcatatttttcCCAACCCCTTACCTTTTTATTCAAACtgtttaataaatacatttgatttgatttgattagcatttaacagacccatacaatggatagggcgtttaaTACGGTCCTTCACTgttgcttctttacccataaaaagctattcagtgttaaattacgctgatttatattgcaaaaaatatgcaacagcgccccctggggtcacacttttcggtgggtcgcagaattcagCTACTACACCGGctttgttttcattgaagacgtcggCTCATTCTGACACTGCTACTTCTTAAGATACCGCAACTCAATAGTTTTTCAACcgtttcacttgatttaagccatttaacgtttcttcaTCTTAATCtttgtggctttattaaaaaatattttcacctcactttgtaggcctacacagcactcaccgcattttctgcaggaaatgcattttcaaGTTTGGGGTCCGATCAGCGAAGTTGCTGATCGGACCCTATTGTTTCTgtcaagtcttttttttttttttttctcaaaatttgtaaaagtcatactgcagctgtcacactaaatttgtaccggctgccaaatttgtaccgggcgcgtcatccatacgtaatccattccaaacctgcctgtcagcagatgatcgcgtcgtccgttgccgggcaggtttcaaaaaacattcgcgctcatgttgccaaagacgaaataacataatacagttaacggatcgctagataatgtaatgttttgttgggttccttaataaacacacaatgtatcttggaacagacatcaacatgcagcgcgccaatccaactgcgcatgctccgtgtgacggtctaataactgatgttgatatcattacagataacacttgtttttactttatatttgtattgtatttaattgtttaatcaaatttagcaagtaaactgagtgtttaaaggcccactatgcaacttcgggaatttcttcgcttttttcttggttttggcacgcacatttctctacacagcgcccccttcagtttcgtagtagatattttacaacactgtcgtaacaactcgttgacgacccttccccatgcacttctacgcgagccatgtgcatttgttttcaaagaagccggcgaatgcgtggagccatgtccgaagtagatgttcataaagtgtaggcaaggttatgcatttttaaaaaggtgtatttgtattgcaataaacataaagccatccttttttatagtcgACGGGGAGAATTtgtatcctagattataattgttttatcttatgttgaacagaacaatcagtgtgagagtgttggccaacataataatctaaataaacaagaacctggattcggggattcagtctgtatctggggacgagacagacgaaaagCAAACagcaatggaaacaaaggtgtttatatggttgcaaccaacaagcaagctagaaacatacagggctcacaacaaaacggtcgagaaaacaattttacagggctcacaacaaaatggttgagcaaacacatttgtacagaggctatcaacatcaagaataccacgaggtcaaagttcacccaagggtactttcaatttcaaaagcaacacggccaaatcggagtctgatttgcagtcttctttttctttcagttcaacgctattcctgaaaagcttgcccaacgtttactcgtgtcctggcctctctgtcgggtcagtctcccttttctcttcttctgttcctccgacattgggtttctccgtctctttttagtcggctgatatatgatgaatgtaacaatcccttccgtgtttgggggtctgtgccgtaaagcaattcgttacttcgcgagacccgagactcccgcgagagtgggcggcgggtcgccggcagaaacatattccttttctccgccaagatgcgcaagggggagtcgaaacaacgaacaatcgaacaaagatgtataatggaaccatcgcaatgactcctagcctgttatattaaggtaaatcaagccaaaaaagttgcatagttcccctttcactcgtgtctgatctcttttctggtccattcttcttttgttccaccgacagtcgcctcttgggtcccttatcagtcgattgatccatgatgaatgcaacaattgcctcgcaactggctgtttatatctagccggtgccatgtttgggtgtgtgtctgccggaaagcattttcgaaactacaatctgactacattttcgaggatacttccgctgcgtcacatccggaatgtCCCAGTCCGAgcagatcaagttgcatatgcgctttttcactgtagaggcaacatgggaaaatgacacacccaccaatcgacccagaaatggatgcagaaccatcagcataactctcaacctgcatacttaatgtaattttggctaaaaaagttgcatagtgggcctttaaagcaggtcaaggacgaaatagcacaatacagataacggatcgctagatagaaggttcgcgaatgttcacgtcattcgacgcgatcgtccgttgccaggcaacggacgaagcgatcatctgttgccaggcagatttggagtggattacgtatggatgacgagcccggtacaaatttggcagccggtacaaatttagtgtgacacagcctataccgtaaatcgaaaactcttgaaatgttcacGGTATGGCTACCAATAAtctagcctggcaccgcccacctacctactttcGCTAAATTTTTATtacacttcagtactaggtctgggtctgcttaataTGAATGCGTTCCATGGAAACCAGAtttctggcggtccaatcagcgaacagagggagtggctgagaacgatgacatCTAGGTTgcgcgccagtttcagttgtagtcagaggaagacaatggagaaggatatgagagaagctattcggaatttcggtctgttgtgggatcgctgccgaaaatctatcaattaaagccggagcaagaacaagagttttgttggtggccatgatgttgtggcgcttctccccaccgggttcgggaaaagtttgattttccagctggctctgttagtggtgaaggagccggtcccgtcgcatgacatacgtcacgaccaaacactatgcgattggttatggcagatccaatAATTTTTAAAACttctacagacacccgcctccaagtgagtgaacgtttgtcaattcAGCAGTTCtagaccttctgtacaaatgaaatgaagtacgatggtctggtaggaccaggctaccaataacccccactacccataaactcaaatgtgtggtactgcacccaaaggtggcgctattgtaaaaaatcataaattaggcttatttctcctcaccagattgacctggactcaaaattctttcacaataaagttggagcagttagcccattttgtTATGTATAAAACAACATACGACAATttttaggtggataccaataacCGCAACTACccattgtggtactgcacccaaggtggtgttattttaaaaaaattatgaactagccttatttctccttactagattgacctggactctaaattctttcatcatattaatctcgaAAATCAGATGCATATTTTTCACCCGGGTCTTCTGCTCTAtttcttttttacttttcccacaatttcatagaaaagccaaacgtccagtctcaacccattttgcctatatgacaattttgttattgtataactaccatacggctatcatgaggtggataccattaacagtgcaaatgttctgatctgtactcttttaagaaagcccttaattctcttgtgaaatgtgtgtttgGAGTTTTTTtgatgtgtgcttatcaatcgacattttcaccatgtgaatgaggcttcatacagtccaggaatgtcagtggctcaacgggataatgccgtgtactggtgatccttaggatGAGATttcgaatcctgattagagcattatgaacaagctgattcttgaacatgacattctgtcatgttcaagaatctgactgccaagacacagtatggcattaaggggaacttcttcgttaaccatttttccttcataattaactgtcatattatatttcttccgttagtgttcttgaataattgtttaatttccccagaatttcaaagatttttcaggtatatgctttgaagaaagcccttaatttatatgtgctttgagttttctggatgttgcgtgcttatcaatagacattttgaccatgtgaatgaggcagcagttcaggtttataagtggaacaattttatatttatacatcttccattagtgtgttcttgacttttaattttgctcggaccccgttaatcaccgcttgcggttatatttataCTTGTTTTTGTTTCGATGTCTCTTTTATTAGAAGATTGTTCCGGAGGTGCAAGACACTACAGCTAAACAAACTCACAATGCAACACAGTACAGTCAACCATTTAGATAACATTGTACACTatttaaataacatttaaaactAAAACCAGTTCAAAAGAGGGAAAAAGATTTGCTTTTGGATATATCGACCACTGATCATTCGCGATTATCTCAAAAATAAcctttgtatttttttcaaacCCTCTGGCTGCATATGTATCATATAATTATCTTACATACATATGACGGTCATTTAATGCTGACCCCTGGAAGTTTTGAGGACCTCAGCGCGACCATCAGACAAAAAATCGAAATGAAATGAACATGAATACCTTTAGACAATTTAAATAATGAATGTGTGAATAAAGCTTGATGCACACAGCCGTCATGTGGGGCGCGGGGTCACTCGCTGCCATGCACCCAAAGCCCACAGGACGTGCCCGTCGCCCTACGACTGTTGGATAAAAACTTGTTGAATCCCAAGCGCCGCCTGCAACGCCTTGGAACAGAAGTGTAGTGTGTACGGGGGCAGTGGCTGGCAGcgcgtgggggtggggggggggggggggggagagtatgCTCTGAAAAATCCCTCACATTGGATACCATttgagataaaaaaagaaagtgcttTATTCTCCAGTTATTGGACTCGAGCGTCCCAACACATGGTTGAGATGGAGACGCTCCAGGGTCAGACCACTACATTCATGGAGTAACGTCCTAACATTACAACGCCCTCTCCAAGGGGCCTCGGTTGGACCCAAGATCTGTTTGTCAAGGTCCCAACTGATGGCCAATAGCAGGATCAGGAGTGACTCAATGTGCTACAAGTAGGCACTTAATAAAAACGAACCATTATCGTAACACACAGGGTTCTTATCAGCACAAATCAATAATACTTGGTGGCTTGGCAGCTGAGCTACGTTGATTTGCTCGTCTAAAAGCATGTTAGGCCAGGAACAGACAGTATAATCAGTATAATCTGAATTTATACTATTCCATCTTATAAATCAGACTGTCCTGGGTCTAGTCCAGTCCAACCCAGAATATTCTAGGCCTGTTTTGGGGCTCAGGGCAGGACCCTACTAGGCCTGCTGGGGGGCTCAGGCAGGACCCTACTAGGCCTGCTGGGGGGCTCAGGAAGGACCCTACTAGGCCTGCTGGGGGGCTCAGGCAGGACCCTACTAGGCCTGCTGGGGGGCTCAGGCAGGACCCTACTAGGCCTGCTGGGGGGCTCAGGCAGGACCCTACTAGGCCTGCTGGGGGGCTCAGGGCAGGACCCTACTAGGCCTGCTGGGGGGCTCAGGCAGGACCCTACTAGGCCTGTTTTGGGGCTCAGGGCAGGACCCTACTAGGCCTGTTGGGGGGGCTCAGGGCAGGACCCTACTAGGCCTGTTGGGGGGGCTCAGGGCAGGACCCTACTAGGCCTGTTGGGGGGGCTCAGGGCAGGACCCTACTAGGCCTGTTGGGGGGCTCCGGGGCAGGGCTGGCTGTGTCTGTAGGCCATGATGAGGTTGCAGGTCTGGTGCCACCAGTAAAACATCAGGACCAGCAGGAGGTGCCACACCTGGTGGCTGGAGCCCAGGTAGTTCAGCTGGCCTGTAGTCAAATGACATCAGCAACACATGACCTTAGCGACACATGACCTCAGCGACACATGAACTCAGTGACACATGACAACACCGACGCATGACATCACTTTTTCACAGACAAGAGCTgaaaaaggagaggaggattAACATTACAGACAGGAACAaagcggagaggagagagttGGCGAGGAGGAAGAGTGATGGAACAGACAggcggagaggggaggagtgacGTTAcagataggaggagaggagtgatgtTGCAGACAGGAGGAGATAGGAGTATTATAGAAGACAGAGGGGTTGTGACCTGGGAAGTAGCGTTCAGGAACTTTTGAGACGTAGAAGAGAAATGCCAGAGCAGCCAGTAGGTACATCCCTAGAACCCGGGGCAGGAAGAGCTGTAAACAGGATAAAAACATTCACCATTAAGTTATTGAATGATGTTGTTCATGTTCAACCGTGATATTAGCATCAtcttaataacattaataaatgCCATATAGTGTTGTGCCGTGCTGGGGAAGTGTTGCATGCTGGGTAGCGTGTTGACCTGTGTGGGCTCAgaggagaagcctccactgatccagacccagtgcattgtgggtaagaGGCCGTATGCGGCCAGAGAGCAGACTATGAGGGAGCGGAGCTTCCTCCAGGGCTGACTGAGGTACAGAGGGTGGATCTGGGCGAAGAACACGGCCAGCATGAGGGCGAGGACCGCCAGCAGGTACACCTGACGCCAGTACTGGGAATAAGAACACAAATAATGAAAACATTGTATAGTTATTAACAGAAAGTATGCATACGACATGGCCAGCATTCATGCTAGCACTGCCAGCCGGTAAACTTGACGCCAGTATTGTAACATAACAATATGATCACATTATATACTTATTACCATACATCATGGCTTCCATGAGGGCTAAGACAACTGCTAGTCTGTTAATATACACAAGTATGCAAACATTACATACTTATCAACACATTATCATCCATATAGATATTCATATCATGTTATAGCTAAAGGATAATAGTAGGGCTTGGCGGTATATCAATATTTTTCAAACAAGATATGGAACGAGATGCTAGCATCAACATCGATGTAGTTAGTAGACTGGAGTGGAGCGCATTTGCTCGTAATAACAGCCGTTTAGAGCCGcacctgccgcctgctatttcctCACTCTGCTTATCTCTCTTCTTCCCGCTCTGcatccggctcacacacactctgccccGGCCCTGCCCTTCCACGCACGTCACTTTTTAAAATCCCCTTCGGAGCGAAAAAACACGGACTCCCCTTCGGAGTCCGTCAAACGCGGCACAGAGGAGCTTGTACGTAAGAAGAAGACAAATGGCACCATAGTTTGGAAATGGTTTGGGTATAAGCTGTCTGATGACTTACAGAATCAGGTGTTTTGTTTAATCCCAAATTTAGGATTGAGTTTGCAATCAGCAAGGCAAGTTAAAGAGCATAGCAACGCAGGCGGGCAGGAAATTAAAGCACAGCGGCGCCACCGATATAGAATGACCAGTTGGAGCGCGACAACGGCAATTTTGTTAAGGCGTCAACAAATGGCGACATTCTACTTGAAAATATCAAGATATGAGGTTTTGGTCCATAACGCCCAGCCCTAGCTAGTAGAACAGCCGGCGAGTGTTATAGCTATAGGCTTATTGCCTATCACATGCTatagttatgggcatgtagccTAGCTTACGTTATTGCAATAGAAAGCGTAGAAGACTCCCGGGACGTAGCATCCCAGAATGCCGATGGACAAGCCGGCGTAGTCCAATGCCATCCAGCGGCGGCTCGTCTTCTCCGAGCGATGACAGCAGAACACGTGGTAGCCAACCGAGCATAGCATACACAGCTAGGAAAGATGACAATAAAGTTAGGCATCTAACCTAGCATACACAGCTAGGAGAGATTACAATAGTATAGCCTTTAGCCTAGCATTCATATCTAGGATAGATTACCATAGTGTAGCCTTTAGCCTAGCATACACAGCTGGAAGAGATGTAACTCAAGTTGAGCCTTTAGCCTAGCAAACAAGGTTGAAGCCACAACAGATTACAGCAgtttgttgtgattggttaacgGAGCCAAGCGTCTCATCTCATTGGGTCACCTGGAAGCAAAAGATGCAGATGCAGTAGATGACGAAGTCTTCCCTGGACGCTCCGATAGCCGGCAGCACGGCAGCCATGTTGTAGGCCCCCAGC comes from the Gadus chalcogrammus isolate NIFS_2021 chromosome 6, NIFS_Gcha_1.0, whole genome shotgun sequence genome and includes:
- the paqr3a gene encoding progestin and adipoQ receptor family member 3a isoform X1, with the protein product MYNSFYKTPGGSQCTYTKLKAGGQAKDWKPAGGQACGPAMEEKAERTQTTHYMELGSYQYWPVLVPRGIRLYTYEQIPAFLRENPYITDGYRAYLPSRLCIKSLFILSNETVNMWSHLLGFLLFFLLGAYNMAAVLPAIGASREDFVIYCICIFCFQLCMLCSVGYHVFCCHRSEKTSRRWMALDYAGLSIGILGCYVPGVFYAFYCNNYWRQVYLLAVLALMLAVFFAQIHPLYLSQPWRKLRSLIVCSLAAYGLLPTMHWVWISGGFSSEPTQLFLPRVLGMYLLAALAFLFYVSKVPERYFPGQLNYLGSSHQVWHLLLVLMFYWWHQTCNLIMAYRHSQPCPGAPQQA
- the paqr3a gene encoding progestin and adipoQ receptor family member 3a isoform X2, with the protein product MYNSFYKTPGGSQCTYTKLKGGQAKDWKPAGGQACGPAMEEKAERTQTTHYMELGSYQYWPVLVPRGIRLYTYEQIPAFLRENPYITDGYRAYLPSRLCIKSLFILSNETVNMWSHLLGFLLFFLLGAYNMAAVLPAIGASREDFVIYCICIFCFQLCMLCSVGYHVFCCHRSEKTSRRWMALDYAGLSIGILGCYVPGVFYAFYCNNYWRQVYLLAVLALMLAVFFAQIHPLYLSQPWRKLRSLIVCSLAAYGLLPTMHWVWISGGFSSEPTQLFLPRVLGMYLLAALAFLFYVSKVPERYFPGQLNYLGSSHQVWHLLLVLMFYWWHQTCNLIMAYRHSQPCPGAPQQA
- the paqr3a gene encoding progestin and adipoQ receptor family member 3a isoform X3, which produces MLCMLCSVGYHVFCCHRSEKTSRRWMALDYAGLSIGILGCYVPGVFYAFYCNNYWRQVYLLAVLALMLAVFFAQIHPLYLSQPWRKLRSLIVCSLAAYGLLPTMHWVWISGGFSSEPTQLFLPRVLGMYLLAALAFLFYVSKVPERYFPGQLNYLGSSHQVWHLLLVLMFYWWHQTCNLIMAYRHSQPCPGAPQQA